A window of Onychostoma macrolepis isolate SWU-2019 chromosome 01, ASM1243209v1, whole genome shotgun sequence contains these coding sequences:
- the dnajb1b gene encoding LOW QUALITY PROTEIN: dnaJ homolog subfamily B member 1b (The sequence of the model RefSeq protein was modified relative to this genomic sequence to represent the inferred CDS: inserted 1 base in 1 codon) produces the protein MVKMGKDYYSVLGIQKGASDDEIKKAYRKQALKYHPDKNKSPGAEEKFKEIAEAYDVLSDPKKKDIYDRFGEEGLKGGIPGGGGGGGNFTYTFQGDPHAMFAEFFGGRNPFEQFFGRNGGTDEYMETDDPFASFGMGGMGGFPRSFNTRGHGERLEKKQDPPVTHDLRVSLDEVFTGCTKKMKISRKRLNPDGRTTRTEDKILTLEVKKGWKEGTKITFPREGDETPTNIPADVVFVVKDKPHHVYKRDGSDIXFSAKITLREALCGCTVNVPTLDGRKIKLPTQEIIRPGMKRHVTGEGLPLPKSPDRRGDLVVEYEVMFPERLSQSAKDTIASVLPAS, from the exons ATGGTGAAGATGGGGAAGGATTATTACAGTGTGCTGGGGATACAGAAAGGCGCATCCGACGATGAGATCAAGAAAGCTTATCGCAAACAAGCGCTCAAGTACCATCCGGACAAAAACAAGTCGCCCGGCGCCGAGGAAAAGTTCAAGGAGATCGCGGAGGCTTACGACGTTTTGAGCGACCCGAAGAAGAAAGACATTTATGACAGATTTGGTGAAGAAG GACTGAAGGGAGGCATCCCCGGCGGTGGAGGTGGAGGGGGTAATTTCACCTACACTTTCCAAGGCGATCCTCATGCAATGTTTGCAGAGTTTTTTGGAGGACGGAACccttttgaacagttttttggACGCAACGGTGGCACGGATGAGTATATGGAAACAGATGACCCGTTTGCCAGTTTTGGCATGGGTGGGATGGGTGGTTTTCCCCGCTCTTTTAACACGCGCGGTCACGGCGAGAGACTGGAGAAAAAACAGGACCCTCCGGTGACCCACGACCTGAGGGTCAGTCTAGATGAAGTGTTCACTGGCTGCACCAAGAAGATGAAAATCTCACGCAAACGTCTGAACCCCGACGGAAGAACAACGCGCACTGAAGACAAGATTCTTACACTGGAGGTGAAGAAAGGCTGGAAGGAAGGAACCAAGATTACTTTCCCCAGGGAAGGTGATGAGACGCCAACAAACATTCCCGCAGACGTTGTGTTTGTAGTGAAAGATAAACCACATCACGTGTACAAAAGAGACGGATCAGACA ATTTTTCCGCAAAAATTACACTCCGAGAG GCACTTTGTGGTTGTACGGTCAACGTCCCAACACTGGATGGTCGCAAAATTAAGTTACCTACTCAGGAAATTATTCGTCCCGGGATGAAACGGCATGTCACTGGGGAGGGTCTTCCTCTTCCGAAATCCCCAGATCGCCGCGGGGACTTGGTTGTCGAATATGAGGTCATGTTTCCTGAAAGGTTGAGTCAGAGTGCCAAAGACACTATCGCAAGTGTTTTGCCAGCTTCTTGA